One region of Quercus lobata isolate SW786 chromosome 2, ValleyOak3.0 Primary Assembly, whole genome shotgun sequence genomic DNA includes:
- the LOC115976477 gene encoding beta-glucosidase 13-like — MAFNLALPMRPSIAGLGSLKKSETTIFGASRRVPSLRNENKSLRLTIRCWKGSVPPTSVTDKTTSTDQTEETNPANQITRKDFATDFKFGCSTSALQTEGKGDEGGRGPSTWDRNIQDSTGITDVAVDSYNRYKDDVQVLVDMGADTYRFSISWSRILPDGTVDGGINQEGINFYNNLINELIKNGITPFVTLFHFDLPQALGDKYNGFWSSQIVDDFKAYANVCFQYFGDRVKHWITINEPQIWAPYGYKIDATNALQNAATDPFLCAHHIILAHATAVQLYRDTYQSVQAGQIGISLVTEWFLPASDTIQDQDAAQRAFDFLVGWFLEPLVFGDYPFIMKALVRDGLPEFTDDEKTLIKGSFEFIGVNYYTSRYATAVAFDKDATFSTYSDYQFATVSVKNKVGDDIGPPTPGSSEIYIYPKGLTDALVYMLNAYNKPKFFVTENGYPELRDDTIPVETALQDDARIQHILQHLYAISEAIKQGADVNGYFMWALMDCMEVGSSYKVRFGLAYTDYLNNLERILKKSAKWFKDVFLAS, encoded by the exons atgGCATTTAACCTTGCATTGCCAATGAGGCCATCGATTGCTGGTTTGGGTTCTTTGAAGAAATCAGAAACTACCATTTTTGGAGCAAGTCGGAGGGTCCCATCTCTGAGAAATGAGAACAAGAGTTTGAGGCTTACCATTAGATGTTGGAAAGGTTCTGTTCCACCAACATCAGTTACTGATAAAACTACCAGCACAGACCAAACCGAGGAAACAAATCCAGCCAACCAAATAACAAGAAAAGACTTCGCTACTGACTTCAAGTTTGGTTGCTCCACTTCTGCTTTAcag ACAGAAGGAAAAGGTGATGAAGGAGGGAGAGGACCATCGACCTGGGATCGTAATATCCAAGATAGTACTGGAATCACGGACGTTGCAGTTGATTCATACAATCGTTACAAA GATGACGTGCAAGTGCTGGTCGATATGGGGGCAGACACATACAGATTCTCCATTTCCTGGTCAAGAATTCTGCCTg ATGGGACTGTAGATGGTGGAATAAACCAAGAGGGAATCAATTTCTACAACAATCTTATAAatgaacttataaaaaatg GGATAACCCCATTTGTGACACTGTTCCACTTCGATTTACCTCAAGCACTGGGAGACAAATACAATGGCTTCTGGAGCAGCCAAATTGT GGATGATTTTAAAGCCTATGCCAATGTTTGTTTCCAATATTTTGGTGACCGAGTGAAGCACTGGATTACTATCAATGAGCCACAAATCTGGGCGCCGTACGGTTATAAAATCGATGCGACCAACGCACTCCAAAATGCTGCAACAGATCCATTCCTTTGTGCCCATCACATTATATTAGCCCATGCCACAGCTGTACAACTCTACAGAGACACATACCAG tCAGTCCAAGCAGGACAAATCGGCATTTCGCTAGTGACAGAATGGTTTTTGCCTGCTTCAGATACAATTCAGGATCAAGATGCAGCCCAGAGAGCATTTGACTTCTTGGTTGGATG GTTTTTGGAACCATTAGTGTTTGGAGATTACCCATTCATCATGAAGGCTTTGGTAAGGGATGGACTTCCAGAATTCACAGATGACGAGAAGACTTTAATTAAAGGATCGTTCGAATTTATTGGTGTCAATTATTATACATCCAGATACGCAACTGCCGTAGCATTTGATAAAGATGCAACCTTTTCTACCTATTCTGACTATCAGTTTGCTACAGTCTCAG TTAAGAATAAAGTTGGGGATGACATTGGTCCACCG ACACCAGGCAGCAGTGAAatttatatctatccaaaaggGTTAACCGATGCATTGGTTTATATGTTAAATGCATACAACAAACCTAAGTTCTTTGTTACTGAGAATG GATATCCGGAGTTACGAGATGATACTATTCCAGTAGAGACTGCATTACAAGATGATGCTCGGATTCAGCATATTCTTCAGCATCTTTATGCCATTTCAGAAGCCATCAA GCAAGGAGCAGACGTAAATGGATACTTCATGTGGGCTTTAATGGACTGCATGGAAGTGGGGTCAAGCTACAAAGTGCGTTTCGGACTTGCTTACACCGATTACCTCAACAACTTGGAAAGAATCCTCAAGAAGTCTGCGAAATGGTTCAAGGACGTCTTCTTGGCTAGCTAA